One Antarctobacter heliothermus DNA segment encodes these proteins:
- a CDS encoding enoyl-CoA hydratase/isomerase family protein: protein MSRIITLGVDGHGIAELRWDDPDRKVNVFSTDAISEWVGLVDQVASDPSVRGVLITSGKASFHAGADLRMVGEFFDIPAEDLWSVMARVKDSLYRLETCGKPVAAAINGHCLGGGFEMALAAHARFAVDDPAIKLGLPEAGLGLMTGFGGTQRLTRLAPWQRVTGDMLQGTTYDVSEARSLGLLTDVVPAGALRDAARRWLLDNPAAEQRWMVRGYRGPTAPEIERYFHALNAGLTRDGVAERPEQRLIAEAIYHGLQMPIEPALRLEVRRFIELTRNPSVRQTLQARFFGEAA, encoded by the coding sequence ATGAGCAGGATCATTACTCTCGGCGTCGACGGCCATGGCATCGCAGAACTGCGCTGGGACGATCCGGACCGCAAGGTCAACGTGTTTTCCACTGATGCCATCTCGGAATGGGTGGGCTTGGTAGATCAGGTGGCCTCGGACCCGAGCGTTCGCGGCGTGCTGATCACCTCCGGCAAGGCCTCGTTCCACGCCGGCGCGGACCTGCGCATGGTTGGCGAGTTCTTTGACATACCTGCCGAGGATCTCTGGTCCGTCATGGCCCGCGTCAAAGACAGCCTTTACCGGCTGGAGACCTGCGGCAAGCCGGTGGCCGCGGCGATCAACGGGCATTGTCTCGGCGGCGGTTTCGAGATGGCGCTGGCGGCACATGCGCGGTTCGCCGTGGACGATCCGGCGATCAAACTCGGCCTGCCCGAGGCCGGGCTCGGGCTGATGACGGGCTTTGGTGGCACGCAACGTCTGACGCGGTTGGCGCCGTGGCAGCGGGTGACGGGGGATATGTTGCAGGGGACTACCTACGATGTGTCGGAAGCGCGATCTTTGGGCCTGCTGACCGATGTTGTCCCTGCAGGTGCCCTGCGAGATGCAGCCCGCCGGTGGCTTTTGGACAACCCCGCAGCCGAACAGCGATGGATGGTGCGCGGCTATCGTGGCCCGACTGCGCCGGAGATCGAGCGGTACTTCCACGCGCTAAACGCCGGGTTGACGCGGGACGGTGTGGCCGAGCGACCCGAGCAGAGGTTGATTGCCGAGGCCATTTATCACGGGCTGCAAATGCCCATAGAGCCGGCGTTGCGGCTGGAGGTGCGCCGGTTCATCGAACTGACCCGCAACCCCTCGGTCCGGCAGACCCTGCAGGCGCGGTTCTTCGGTGAAGCCGCCTGA
- a CDS encoding acetyl-CoA C-acetyltransferase, translated as MQHVRIFDAVRTPRGKGKASVGALAELSPVELATVPLKALKERSNLDTSAVGDVVLGCVDPVADQGGDIARTAALEAGYDEAVPGVQINRFCASGLEACAIAAGKVASGEVGLAVAGGVEMMSRIPMLSSGMPVLADPGIAIPRKSVPQGISADLIATLRGYSRDDVDALAVESQRRAGRAWEKGRFARSIVPVKDRNGLTMLDRDEAIRPGADMQSLGALNPSFERYAKKMGYDAVAEQKYPEIGALKYVHHAGNSSQIVDGAAAVLLGSEKAGKENGLTPRARILGLASVGSEPTIMLTGPKAACDRALKQAGLGYADIDLWELNEAFASVVLYFQEETGVSPDRMNVNGGAIAMGHPLGATGAMILGTLLDELERADKQFGCATLCAATGQAIAMVIERMEGESA; from the coding sequence ATGCAACATGTTCGGATTTTCGACGCTGTGCGCACGCCGCGCGGCAAAGGCAAGGCCTCGGTCGGCGCGCTGGCAGAACTCAGCCCGGTGGAGCTGGCCACGGTCCCGCTTAAAGCGTTGAAGGAACGGTCGAACCTCGACACCTCAGCCGTCGGCGACGTGGTGCTCGGCTGCGTCGATCCGGTGGCCGATCAGGGCGGCGACATCGCGCGCACGGCAGCGCTGGAGGCGGGCTATGACGAGGCGGTTCCCGGCGTCCAGATCAACCGCTTTTGCGCCTCGGGGCTGGAAGCCTGCGCCATCGCAGCGGGCAAGGTGGCCAGCGGCGAGGTCGGCTTGGCCGTGGCCGGCGGGGTCGAGATGATGAGCCGGATTCCCATGCTGTCGTCGGGCATGCCGGTTCTGGCCGATCCCGGCATCGCCATCCCGCGCAAATCGGTGCCGCAGGGCATTTCGGCCGACCTGATCGCCACGCTGCGCGGATACAGCCGCGACGACGTGGATGCGCTGGCGGTGGAGAGCCAGCGCCGGGCCGGCCGCGCTTGGGAAAAGGGGCGCTTTGCCCGGTCCATCGTGCCGGTGAAGGACCGCAACGGCCTGACCATGCTCGACCGTGACGAGGCCATCCGGCCTGGGGCGGACATGCAGTCCCTGGGCGCGCTGAACCCCTCTTTTGAGCGCTACGCGAAGAAGATGGGATATGACGCCGTTGCGGAGCAGAAGTACCCCGAGATCGGCGCGCTGAAATACGTCCACCATGCCGGGAATTCCTCGCAGATCGTCGATGGCGCGGCGGCGGTTCTTCTGGGGTCTGAAAAAGCCGGCAAAGAGAACGGCCTGACGCCACGCGCCCGCATCCTCGGGCTGGCCTCGGTAGGGTCCGAGCCGACAATCATGCTGACCGGACCCAAGGCCGCCTGCGACCGGGCGCTGAAGCAGGCCGGTCTGGGCTATGCCGACATCGACCTGTGGGAGCTGAACGAAGCCTTTGCCTCTGTGGTTCTTTATTTCCAGGAGGAAACCGGCGTCAGTCCGGACCGGATGAACGTCAACGGCGGGGCCATCGCCATGGGCCATCCACTGGGGGCCACGGGGGCGATGATCCTGGGCACGCTGCTCGACGAGTTGGAGCGCGCGGACAAGCAGTTCGGCTGCGCCACGCTTTGCGCGGCGACGGGACAGGCGATCGCCATGGTGATCGAACGGATGGAGGGAGAAAGCGCATGA
- a CDS encoding SDR family NAD(P)-dependent oxidoreductase: MDIAGKTILVTGASSGLGAGVVTRLMAGGANVVGLDINIDGAAEDDRKVMVRADVTSAEQVAKAIGTAKTRFGCLHGLVNCAGVAPGEKIVGRDGPHDLDSFARAVSINLVGTFNTMRLAAEAIAGAEPGPDGERGVIVNTASVAAFDGQIGQAAYAASKGGVVSLTLPAARELARSGIRVMAIAPGIFETPMMAGLPQEVQESLGAKVPFPPRLGKAEEFADLVAAIFANPMLNGEVIRLDGALRMTAK, from the coding sequence ATGGACATTGCAGGCAAGACGATACTGGTCACGGGCGCGAGTTCCGGTCTCGGCGCGGGGGTCGTGACACGGCTCATGGCAGGCGGGGCGAATGTGGTCGGGCTCGACATCAACATCGATGGCGCGGCAGAGGATGACCGCAAGGTGATGGTCCGGGCCGATGTGACCTCCGCCGAACAGGTGGCAAAGGCCATCGGGACCGCGAAAACCCGCTTCGGCTGCCTGCATGGGCTGGTGAATTGCGCCGGCGTCGCGCCCGGAGAAAAGATCGTCGGCCGCGACGGGCCGCATGACCTCGACAGCTTCGCGCGTGCGGTCTCGATCAACCTCGTCGGCACCTTCAACACGATGCGCCTCGCGGCTGAAGCAATTGCGGGGGCTGAGCCGGGGCCGGACGGAGAGCGCGGAGTGATCGTAAACACCGCCTCGGTCGCGGCTTTCGACGGCCAGATCGGCCAGGCGGCCTATGCGGCGTCCAAGGGCGGCGTGGTCAGCCTGACGCTGCCGGCGGCGCGGGAATTGGCGCGGTCGGGCATCCGTGTGATGGCCATTGCGCCGGGCATCTTCGAGACGCCGATGATGGCCGGTCTGCCGCAGGAGGTGCAGGAATCGCTTGGCGCCAAGGTGCCGTTCCCGCCGCGTCTTGGGAAGGCCGAGGAATTCGCAGATCTGGTTGCCGCGATCTTTGCCAACCCGATGCTTAACGGCGAGGTGATCCGGCTCGACGGCGCGCTGCGCATGACCGCGAAATAG
- a CDS encoding AraC family transcriptional regulator, with product MSDLTAPVSPVFIDEAFDCARRVGLDAAPIARRIAPDGPMTLAQYGEFWFALAQEMQDEMLGMTAHPMRPGSFALMCHAIRGAPTLGKALERALWALDVMVGGPRGRVTVRNAQAIIAFTDDGPPVSAFAYRTLMIVLLGPLCWLARRRLPLVQVAFRCAAPEGAEAYSRLFGTEVQFDAPETQVVIDAAPLTLPVNRSEAALKRYLKQAPGNLLVGYRGMDDVTGQVRALLSRTSPRDWPDFDSLARQFRMSPSTLRRQFKDQGENYRKLTSELRAARARHLLTKTDTSVADVADLMGYTEPSAFFRAFQGWAGTSPARYRADSQQTSTVSDDIE from the coding sequence ATGTCAGACCTCACGGCACCGGTCTCTCCGGTCTTCATCGACGAAGCCTTCGATTGCGCCCGCCGCGTAGGTCTCGATGCGGCGCCGATTGCCCGTCGGATCGCGCCGGACGGGCCAATGACGCTGGCGCAATACGGGGAGTTCTGGTTCGCGCTCGCTCAGGAGATGCAGGACGAAATGCTGGGCATGACTGCGCATCCGATGCGGCCGGGAAGCTTTGCGCTGATGTGTCATGCCATCCGTGGCGCACCGACCTTGGGCAAGGCGCTGGAGCGCGCGCTTTGGGCCTTGGACGTGATGGTCGGCGGGCCGCGCGGACGGGTCACGGTCCGGAACGCGCAGGCCATCATCGCCTTCACCGACGACGGACCGCCGGTCTCGGCCTTCGCCTATCGCACGCTTATGATCGTTTTGCTGGGACCGCTCTGCTGGCTGGCGCGGCGGCGATTGCCCTTGGTACAGGTGGCCTTTCGCTGCGCTGCGCCCGAGGGGGCCGAGGCCTATTCGCGCCTGTTCGGCACCGAGGTTCAGTTCGACGCGCCGGAAACACAGGTGGTGATCGACGCCGCGCCTCTGACCCTGCCGGTCAACCGCAGCGAGGCCGCCCTGAAGCGCTACCTGAAACAGGCGCCCGGCAACCTGCTGGTGGGCTATCGCGGCATGGACGACGTGACCGGGCAGGTCCGCGCGCTCTTGTCACGCACATCGCCGCGGGATTGGCCGGACTTCGACAGTCTCGCCCGGCAGTTCCGCATGTCGCCCAGCACCTTGCGTCGGCAGTTCAAGGATCAGGGCGAGAACTATCGCAAGCTGACGTCCGAGTTGCGCGCGGCCCGAGCCAGGCACCTTCTGACCAAGACCGACACGTCGGTTGCCGATGTGGCCGATCTAATGGGGTATACCGAGCCGAGTGCATTTTTCCGGGCCTTCCAAGGGTGGGCTGGGACCTCCCCGGCGCGGTACAGAGCAGACAGCCAGCAGACTTCTACTGTGTCGGACGATATTGAGTAA
- a CDS encoding FadR/GntR family transcriptional regulator, with protein MKLDLDTTADLPVFRQLALALQTKILSGELQPGARMPAETALASENGIHRSTVREAIRSLEQQGLLYREEGKRKLFVSRPDTEELSRRLVTPLVMNGVTFEEIWEAIRALDPVAAEAAANRRNADNLAALEDNISRTRAAMDDPDALVKLDIEFHELIALAANNRVIQSLRLPISDLFYPSFQTVMTSLNASERLLTAHEKILQAIKWGDADEAKAWMIKHINDFRKGYELASLDITDPAVFPKARQA; from the coding sequence ATGAAGCTCGACCTCGACACCACTGCCGATCTGCCCGTGTTTCGGCAGCTCGCGCTTGCCCTGCAAACGAAAATCCTCTCGGGCGAGTTGCAGCCCGGGGCGCGTATGCCCGCCGAAACCGCGCTGGCCAGCGAAAATGGCATCCACCGCTCGACCGTGCGCGAGGCGATCCGGTCGCTGGAACAGCAAGGCCTGCTTTATCGCGAAGAAGGCAAGCGCAAGCTTTTCGTGTCCCGACCCGATACCGAGGAGCTGTCGCGCCGCCTAGTGACTCCCTTGGTGATGAACGGCGTCACCTTCGAGGAGATCTGGGAGGCGATCCGCGCGCTTGACCCCGTGGCGGCGGAGGCCGCGGCGAACCGGCGCAACGCCGACAATCTGGCGGCGTTGGAGGACAATATCTCCCGGACCAGAGCGGCGATGGACGACCCCGACGCCCTGGTCAAACTGGATATCGAATTTCACGAGTTGATTGCTCTGGCCGCCAACAACCGGGTGATCCAGTCGCTGAGGTTGCCGATCAGCGACCTGTTCTACCCGTCGTTCCAGACCGTGATGACCAGCCTCAACGCCAGCGAACGCCTGCTGACCGCGCATGAAAAGATCCTGCAGGCGATCAAGTGGGGCGACGCGGATGAGGCCAAGGCCTGGATGATCAAGCACATCAACGACTTCCGCAAGGGATACGAACTGGCCAGCCTCGACATCACCGATCCGGCGGTCTTCCCAAAGGCGCGGCAGGCTTGA
- a CDS encoding iron-containing alcohol dehydrogenase: protein MTRIALTPMEAVIHGTPAAQAVATEAERLGARRVFVIASGTLCRETDEVEKLKASLGARCAGVFDRMDAHVPRGDVIAATAAAREVSADLIATIGGGSPTDGAKAVALCLANDVSTVQDIDRLLGGDVAAPAVPQISIPTTLSAGEFSAIAGVTNEATGTKDMLRHPGLMPRVVILDAEVARHTPDWLFLSTGVRAIDHCVEGICSQEANPFGDAQALHGLRLLTDGLTRIKADAADLQARQDCLLGAWLSMGPLTSGVPMGASHGIGYVLGARYGIPHGHTSCLMLPAVMAWNASANADRQMLVAEALGDISEPASNLLHKLIASLGQPRGLLTSGISRDAFPDIAEAALHTPWVPKNPRPIKGADDVMQILELAA from the coding sequence ATGACCCGAATTGCGCTTACCCCTATGGAGGCCGTGATCCACGGCACCCCCGCCGCGCAGGCCGTGGCGACCGAGGCCGAGCGGCTTGGCGCGCGGCGCGTCTTCGTCATCGCCAGCGGGACGCTCTGTCGTGAGACCGACGAGGTCGAGAAGCTGAAGGCCTCCCTGGGCGCACGCTGCGCCGGGGTTTTCGACCGGATGGACGCGCATGTGCCGCGCGGCGATGTTATCGCGGCGACCGCTGCGGCGCGAGAGGTCAGCGCTGATCTCATCGCCACCATCGGCGGCGGTTCCCCCACCGACGGGGCCAAGGCGGTGGCGCTCTGCCTCGCCAATGACGTCTCGACCGTTCAGGACATCGACCGTCTGCTTGGCGGTGACGTCGCGGCCCCCGCCGTGCCACAGATTTCCATCCCCACGACGCTCTCCGCCGGAGAATTCAGCGCCATCGCTGGCGTCACCAACGAAGCCACGGGGACCAAGGACATGCTGCGCCATCCGGGCCTGATGCCGCGTGTGGTGATCCTCGATGCCGAGGTTGCGCGGCACACGCCCGACTGGTTATTCCTGTCCACCGGCGTGCGCGCGATCGACCATTGTGTCGAGGGCATCTGTTCGCAGGAGGCCAACCCCTTCGGCGACGCCCAGGCGCTGCACGGATTGCGGCTGTTGACGGACGGGCTGACGCGCATCAAGGCGGACGCTGCTGATTTGCAGGCCCGGCAGGATTGTCTGCTGGGCGCCTGGCTGTCGATGGGGCCCCTCACCAGCGGCGTACCGATGGGGGCCAGTCACGGGATCGGTTATGTGCTGGGCGCCAGATACGGCATCCCGCACGGCCACACGTCCTGTCTGATGCTGCCTGCGGTGATGGCGTGGAATGCCTCCGCCAACGCTGACCGCCAGATGTTGGTGGCAGAGGCTCTGGGGGATATATCTGAGCCCGCCTCGAACCTCCTGCACAAGCTGATTGCCAGCCTCGGGCAACCTCGAGGCTTGCTCACCAGTGGCATTTCGCGGGATGCTTTCCCCGATATCGCCGAGGCCGCGCTTCACACCCCTTGGGTGCCGAAGAACCCGCGCCCGATCAAAGGCGCGGACGATGTGATGCAAATCCTCGAACTGGCGGCCTGA
- a CDS encoding ABC transporter substrate-binding protein → MLKSTTALAITLTLASGAMAANYDKGASDEEIKFGTIVPLSGPASAYGSTGSCIAAYFEMVNDKGGINGRKVSVSVQDDGYNPAKMLEQARRLVEREGVLFIAGNIGTPTNSAIHRYMNQRKVPHLFLTTGASKWDDPENYPWTMPYIPSYAAEGRIYAKYIKENMPDAKIGILYQNDDFGRDYMDAFIDQLGDESMVVSAVSYDTSAATVDSQMSTLKESGADVFFNVASPKFAAQAIRRAGEIGWDVTQFLVSVSNAKSAVLEPAGLDHSTGIISTQYLKEPTNPAYAEDPDVQAWQAFKADYFPKASDGNWWDWSCYSTAYTIEHVLTQAGDELTRENLMKVASNLEGFEAPMLLPGITVNTAADDFAPIEAMSLMKFDGDNWALFGDVIAVD, encoded by the coding sequence ATGCTGAAATCAACCACTGCCCTCGCAATAACCCTCACCCTCGCCAGCGGCGCCATGGCTGCCAATTATGACAAGGGCGCCTCGGACGAAGAGATCAAGTTCGGAACCATCGTGCCGCTCAGCGGTCCGGCCTCGGCCTATGGCTCGACCGGCAGCTGCATCGCGGCCTACTTCGAAATGGTCAACGACAAGGGCGGCATCAACGGCCGCAAGGTCAGCGTCTCGGTGCAGGACGACGGCTACAACCCGGCCAAGATGCTGGAGCAGGCCCGGCGGCTGGTCGAGCGCGAAGGCGTGCTGTTCATCGCGGGCAATATCGGTACGCCGACGAACTCGGCCATCCATCGCTACATGAACCAGCGCAAGGTGCCGCATCTGTTCCTGACAACAGGCGCCTCGAAATGGGACGACCCCGAGAACTATCCCTGGACCATGCCCTATATCCCCAGCTACGCGGCCGAGGGGCGGATCTATGCCAAGTACATCAAGGAGAACATGCCCGACGCCAAGATCGGCATCCTCTACCAGAATGACGACTTCGGCCGCGACTACATGGATGCCTTCATCGACCAGCTGGGCGATGAGAGCATGGTGGTCTCGGCGGTCAGCTACGACACCTCGGCGGCCACGGTCGACAGCCAGATGTCGACCCTGAAGGAAAGCGGAGCGGATGTGTTCTTCAACGTCGCCTCGCCCAAATTCGCGGCGCAGGCGATCCGGCGCGCGGGCGAGATCGGCTGGGACGTCACGCAGTTCCTTGTCTCGGTCTCCAACGCCAAATCGGCGGTGCTGGAACCTGCGGGGCTGGATCATTCCACCGGCATCATCTCGACCCAGTACCTGAAGGAGCCGACCAACCCCGCCTATGCCGAGGATCCGGACGTGCAGGCGTGGCAGGCCTTCAAGGCGGATTATTTCCCCAAGGCCTCGGACGGCAACTGGTGGGACTGGTCGTGCTATTCCACCGCTTACACCATCGAACATGTGCTGACGCAGGCGGGCGATGAGCTGACGCGCGAGAACCTGATGAAGGTCGCCTCCAACCTCGAAGGTTTCGAGGCGCCGATGCTGCTGCCGGGGATCACGGTGAACACGGCTGCGGATGATTTCGCGCCGATTGAGGCGATGTCGCTGATGAAATTCGACGGCGACAACTGGGCACTGTTCGGCGACGTGATCGCCGTCGACTGA